From Ipomoea triloba cultivar NCNSP0323 chromosome 5, ASM357664v1, the proteins below share one genomic window:
- the LOC116021009 gene encoding peroxisome biosynthesis protein PAS1-like codes for MEQKRLFMSALGVGVGVGLGLASGQAINKWTGANSSPAEGLTADQIEQELRRLVVDGKDCKVTFDDFPYYLSERTRVLLTSAAYVHLNHMDMSRHTRNLSLASRAILLSGPAELYLQSLAKALAHHFDAKLLLLDITDFSLKMQSKYGSTKKQPPLKRSISEVTLEHMSSLLGSFSTLPAPESNKGRLSRQTSADKLRITDGNTPPVKHRRNASVSSDMSSISLQSSFSTPAQKRGSGWSFDEKDFLKSLYKVLVSISETKCIILYIRDVDRHLESPRAFKLFDRLLKKLSGSMLVLGSQIIDLYDNTGEVDEGFSLLFPYNIEIRPPEDETHLISWKAQLEKDMRMIQFMDNKNHIAEVLASSDLECEDLGSICPTDTMVLSNYIEEIVVSAISYHLMNNKDPEYRNGRLIISSKSLSHALSIFQEEKTGSRDTLKLETNSESSKPAEGGDGIGSKPEAKSENPVSDSKPGTEKPVPLVKKDEIAAPKAPEVPPDNEFEKRIRPEVIPPNDIGVTFEDVGSLDEIKESLQELVMLPLRRPDLFNGGLLKPCRGILLFGPPGTGKTMLAKAIANEAGASFINVSMSTITSKWFGEDEKNVRALFTLAAKVSPTIIFVDEVDSMLGQRTRVGEHEAMRKIKNEFMTHWDGLLTKSGERILVLAATNRPFDLDEAIIRRFERRIMVGLPSAESREKILRTLLAKENVADIDFMELAAMTDGYSGSDLKNLCITAAYRPVRELIQQERVKAMQKKRKAEDGQSSEASSDKKEEATKEKVINLRPLNMEDLKQAKNQVAASFASEGSVMGELKQWNELYGEGGSRKKEQLSYFL; via the exons ATGGAGCAGAAGAGATTGTTCATGTCCGCATTGGGCGTAGGGGTAGGTGTGGGGCTGGGATTGGCGTCTGGACAGGCCATCAACAAATGGACCGGCGCGAATAGTTCTCCTGCGGAGGGCCTAACCGCCGATCAAATCGAGCAGGAACTCCGGCGACTCGTCGTTGATGGAAAGGACTGTAAGGTCACGTTTGATGACTTCCCTTACTATCTCAG TGAGCGAACACGAGTGTTATTGACAAGTGCAGCATATGTTCATCTAAACCACATGGATATGTCTCGACATACAAGAAATCTCTCCCTAGCTAGTAGGGCTATATTGCTTTCTGGGCCTGCTG AACTTTACCTCCAATCACTTGCAAAGGCTCTTGCTCATCATTTTgatgcaaaattattactattggATATAACTGACTTTTCACTGAAG ATGCAGAGCAAGTATGGCAGCACCAAGAAACAGCCT CCTTTGAAGAGGTCCATATCAGAGGTGACACTGGAACACATGTCCAGTTTACTTGGGTCTTTCTCAACTCTTCCAGCGCCAGAGTCTAATAAAG GTAGATTGTCGAGGCAAACCAGTGCTGATAAATTAAg GATCACTGATGGCAATACCCCTCCTGTAAAGCATCGTAGAAATGCCTCTGTCTCATCAGATATGAGTAGCATCAGCTTACAATCCTCTTTTTCAACTCCAG cTCAAAAACGCGGAAGCGGATGGTCTTTTGACGAAAAAGATTTCTTAAAGTCACTTTACaag GTTTTGGTTTCTATCTCAGAAACTAAGTGCATCATCCTCTACATTAGGGATGTAGATAGACACCTTGAATCTCCAAGAGCTTTCAAACTTTTTGACAGACTTCTAAAGAAATTATCAGGATCAATGTTGGTTCTAGGATCACAGATTATAGACCTTTATGATAACACTGGTGAAGTAGATGAGGGATTCAGTCTATTATTTCCCTACAACATCGAGATTAGGCCTCCAGAAGATGAGACTCATCTTATAAGCTGGAAAGCCCAATTGGAAAAGGATATGAGGATGATCCAGTTTATGGACAACAAAAATCACATTGCTGAGGTACTTGCATCAAGTGACCTTGAATGTGAGGATCTAGGATCAATTTGTCCAACAGATACAATGGTTTTGAGCAACTACATAGAGGAAATTGTAGTGTCTGCAATATCATACCATTTGATGAATAACAAGGATCCAGAATATCGAAATGGAAGGCTTATTATCTCATCCAAGAG TTTGTCCCATGCATTAAGCATCTTTCAGGAGGAAAAAACTGGTTCCAGAGACACTCTCAAActggaaacaaattctgaatCTTCCAAG CCGGCTGAAGGGGGAGACGGTATTGGGTCAAAGCCTGAAGCAAAGTCTGAAAACCCTGTATCTGATAGTAAACCTGGAACTGAAAAACCAGTTCCACTGGTGAAAAAGGATGAAATAGCTGCACCAAAGGCACCG GAAGTTCCTCCAGACAATGAGTTCGAGAAACGCATAAGGCCAGAGGTTATACCACCAAATGATATTGGGGTGACATTTGAAGATGTTGGTTCTCTGGATGAGATTAAGGAATCACTTCAAGAGCTGGTCATGCTTCCTCTTCGAAGACCTGACCTCTTCAATGGTGGGCTTCTTAAGCCTTGCAGAGGCATATTGCTCTTTGGTCCTCCTGGTACTGGAAAAACTATGCTGGCGAAGGCAATTGCCAATGAAGCTGGAGCAAGCTTCATAAATGTCTCAATGTCAACCATTACTTCAAAATGGTTCGGTGAAGATGAAAAGAATGTCCGAGCTTTGTTCACTCTTGCAGCCAAGGTTTCTCCCACAATCATTTTTGTGGATGAGGTTGATAGCATGCTTGGGCAGCGAACAAGAGTTGGAGAACATGAAGCCATGCGGAAAATCAAGAATGAATTCATGACACATTGGGATGGACTGCTGACAAAATCTGGTGAGCGCATTCTTGTTCTCGCAGCAACCAATAGACCATTTGACCTGGATGAAGCAATTATTAGACGGTTTGAGCGCAG AATTATGGTTGGTCTACCTTCAGCAGAGAGCAGAGAAAAGATTTTGAGAACTCTTCTAGCAAAAGAAAACGTGGCAGACATTGATTTCATGGAGCTTGCAGCAATGACTGACGGATACAGTGGAAGTGATCTTAAG AATTTGTGCATAACAGCAGCTTATCGTCCTGTCAGAGAGCTAATACAACAGGAAAGAGTGAAGGCCATG CAAAAGAAGCGCAAAGCTGAAGACGGGCAGAGCTCGGAAGCTTCTTCAGATAAGAAAGAAGAAGCAACAAAGGAGAAAGTTATCAATCTGAGGCCTTTGAACATGGAAGATCTGAAGCAAGCAAAGAACCAG GTTGCTGCTAGTTTTGCTTCTGAAGGATCCGTAATGGGTGAGCTTAAGCAATGGAACGAATTGTATGGCGAAGGCGGTTCAAGAAAGAAGGAGCAACTGTCTTACTTCCTTTAG